The Pseudomonas sp. Marseille-Q3773 DNA window CGGTGGCGAACTGGGCGAAGCCTGGTACCGCGCCGGCAAGCAGGAGCACAAGCACAACACCTTTGGCGACTTCATCGCCTGTGCCGAGCACCTGATCGCCGAGGGCGTGACCGCCGCCGATCGCCTGGCCATCAGCGGCGGCAGTGCCGGTGGCCTGCTGATGGGCGCGGTGCTCAACCTGCGCCCCGAGCTGTTCCGTTGCGCAGTTGCCGAAGTGCCTTTCGTCGACGTGCTCAACACCATGCTCGACCCCGAGCTGCCATTGACCGTGACCGAGTACGACGAATGGGGCAACCCTGCAGAGCCAGAGGTGTACGAGCGAATCAAGGCCTACGCGCCATATGAGAACGTGAAGGCGCAGGCCTACCCGGCGATGCTGGTGGTGGCGGGCTACAACGACAGCCGCGTGCAGTACTGGGAAGCGGCCAAGTGGGTGGCGCGGCTACGCACGCACAAGACCGACAGCAACCTGCTGCTGCTCAAGACCGAAATGGGGGCCGGGCATGGTGGGATGAGCGGGCGGTATCAGGGGCTCAAGGATGTGGCCCTTGAGTACGCGTTCGTGTTCGGCGAGCTAGGTATCGTTTGAGAAAGCTGGGGGCGCTTTGCGCCCCTTTCGCGACACAAGGCCGCTCCCACAGGGATCGCGCGGTATTCAGGACATGCGCGATCCCTGTGGGAGCGGCCTTGTGTCGCGATGTGCTGCAAAGCAGCCCCAAAATCCCACAGCCAACACGGCCCTCTCAGTCAGTCATCCTGCACCGGCTGCTTCGGCGGGTCCTGGCGCAACCCCGGCAAAGGCTGGTCCTTCGGCGGCCCGGGCACCGGCATGGGCGGCAACAACGGTGCCCCAGGCTGGCTGTTGTAGGCCTTGGGTGGTGTACTCGGGGTGATCTGCGGGTACGGCGTGGGCGTTGGTGTACCCGGTGCACCGGGCACTGGCGTGGTCAACCGGGGCGGAGTGCTGGCAGCTTCGGCCGTAGGCAGGCCAGCCAGCAGCAATACGGCAAGGATCGTGCGAAACATCAGCAACCTCCTGTCGGGAACCTTCCTACAGGCTACGCCGATATTCCCGTTTTTGCCTGTCCGCCAGCCGTGCAAGCACGCTAGACTCAGGGGCATAACCGTCATTTGCCTGACCAGAACGAAGGAAACACCATGAGCTCCACCTCTTCCGCCGCCGCTACTGCGCGTCTGGACCGAATCCTGGCCGATGCCAAGCGTGACAAGGAAATGGGCTACCGCGACAAGGCCCTGAAAATGTACCCGCACGTGTGCGGCCGCTGCGCCCGCGAATTCTCCGGCAAGCGCCTGAGCGAACTGACCGTGCACCACCGCGACCACAACCACGACAACAACCCGCAGGATGGCTCCAACTGGGAGCTGCTGTGCCTGTATTGCCACGACAACGAGCATTCGCGCTACACCGACCAGCAGTACTTCAGCGAAGGCTCCACCAGTACCCCGAGCATCGCCAAGGCCACCCACAACCCGTTCGCCGGGTTGGCAGGCATGCTGAAGAAGGACTGACCATCGATTCGCCCCCCGCTGCTACCGGGCAGCCCGTATAATCGCGCTTTTTTGCGAAGGGCCCCGGTACGTGGCAAACAAACGATACAGCTGCATCGGCCTGTTCAACCCCAAGTCGGCGGAAAACGTCGGCTCGGTCATGCGCGCCGCGGGTTGCTACGGTGTCAATTCGGTGTTCTATACCGGCAAACGCTATGAACGCGCCCGTGACTTCGTCACCGATACCAAGCGCGTGCACTACGACATCCCGCTGATCGGCATCGACGACCTGCAACGCATCATCCCGCTGGGCTGCACGCCGGTGGCGGTGGAGCTGGTGGAAGGCGCCCGTCCGTTGCCGGAATACACCCACCCTGACCGGGCCATCTACATCTTCGGGCCGGAAGATGGCTCGCTGAGCGAGGATGTGCGGGGCTGGTGTGAAGAGACCATCTACATTCCGACCGAAGGTTGCATGAACCTGGCGGCGACGGTGAATGTGGTGCTGTATGACCGCATGGCCAAGGGACTGAATACCCGTTCGGGGCCCAGGTTCAAATAACCGACTGAACGATGGCGGTGGCCGGCGGGTCAGCTGCATACATGTCAGACGGAGGCCTCGCCATGCTGGATATTCATTCGCCTGCAACATCGCAGGACCACAACGTTCATGGGCTGGAGCGCGCCAGTTCGCTGGCGGGCGGCGCCTTGATGGTCAGCAAGGGGCTGCGCCACGGCGGCCTGGTCGGCTTGTTGCAGGTTGCCGTGGGTGGCCTGGCGCTGGCGCGCGGCTTCACCGGGCACTGCGCGACCAAGGCCTGGTGGCAGCGGCACCGGCAGGAATACCACCGTTTGCGCTCGGACATCGAGCGCAGTGCCTCCGAACTGCAGGCTTTGAAGGCCAGTGCGGAGGCGGCGACGCGGGGAGTGACTGTGACCGGGAAGGACCCGTTGGCTGGCAGTTGATCCTGCACGCCTGTGTTGGCCCTTTCGCGGGCGCGCCCGCTCCCACAGGTACTGGATTGCCCCTGAGCCCTGCGCGGTCCTGTGGGAGCGGGCGTGCCCGCGAAAGGGCCGGCACAGGCAATGGAGAGGCCTAGCGCAACACCTTGCTCTGCAACACCTCCGACTGCCGCCCCAGCACGTTCTCGCTGATCTGTACGAAGTCTTCGGTGCTGACGCCAGGCAGGCGCATCAGCCCGCGCACCACATCGTCGAGCGAGCGCCTGGCCTGGGTGTGGATGCGAATTTCCGTGTCCAGCGCCTGCAGCAGCATTACCCCGCGCGCCACCTGCGCCGGGCTCGCATGCTTGCCCTTGAGGTGGGTGACCTTGGCGCCCTGCTTGCTCAAACGCGCCTGCCAGGCCTGGTAGCGGTCATCGCTTATCCCGCCCGAGCGGCGCAGCAGCTCGCTGGCGTAGTAGTCGGTCAGGCTTTCCACCAGCCAGTCGTTGCCGTCGCGCCCATGGATCTGCGCAAACAGTTGCACCACTTCGCGCAGTAGAGGGCTGCTGCCGTTCTCGCTCACCATCGGCCGGCCACTGTGCAGGTACAACGACCCGTGCGCCGCAGCCGCCCCGCGCCACATGCCGTCACGGGCGCCGACCAGCAGCAGCTTTGGCGGGTTACGCGGGAACAGCGCCTGCAATTGCGGCCAGACGAAGGTGAGCAAGGTCAGGCTGTCCATGCGCCGCATGCCCTGCCCCACCGGGGCGGCCACCGTCACCTCGGTATCGCCCAGGCGCGCGCGGCGGCTGCCCAGCTCGCCAGCGAGCATCCAGCCGGTCGGGCGATCGAACAGGCGCGATACGTTATCGATGCGGAACTTGTCCTTGCCGATGCGTGGCCAGGCGGTTTCGATGCCCTTCCAGCCCTCCGGCAGGTCGAATGCCAAGCGCGCCACCAGCTCGGTGCCATCCTGCTGGTCCAGGTGCGCCGGCGGTACCAGCTGGTCGCCGAGGAATAGCGCCCAATGCGGGTTGACGTGCGACGAATAGGCCCCGCCCCGCTTCTGGTCCAGCTGCACGCGGTAGCTGAGGCTAGTCTTGCCGGCAGCCGGCTGCCAGACGCCACGCTGGCCCTGCGTCTGCCAGTTGCCATCCGCCTGGAAGCCGCTGTAGGCCCCGGCCTTGCCCAGGTCGAAGTCCAGGCTGCGCACGGCACTGCCATCGGCCAAGGTAAGGCGGACCTCCGCCTGGCCACTGGCTGGCAGCAGGCGCACGTGGTAGTCCAGGTCGACCTTTTTCGCCCAGGCTGGCGAGCAGGCCACCAGGCCCAACAGCAACAACAGCTGGCAACGCATAGAGAAACTCCTTGTATCCCGTACAGCGGGCAGCGCCGCTCAGCTGGCGCGGAAAATCAGGTGGTCTTCCCAGTCGTCTTCGTGCACATCGTGCTCGCTGAGCATACGCCCCGCCTGGGAGATGCGCTGTTCATGCACCTGCTGGCGATCACCGCAGACCAGGTGATGCCAGGCCGGCAGGTCCTTGCCCTCGCTGACCAGGCGGTAGCCGCAAGTGCTCGGCAGCCATTTGAAC harbors:
- a CDS encoding RNA methyltransferase, which gives rise to MANKRYSCIGLFNPKSAENVGSVMRAAGCYGVNSVFYTGKRYERARDFVTDTKRVHYDIPLIGIDDLQRIIPLGCTPVAVELVEGARPLPEYTHPDRAIYIFGPEDGSLSEDVRGWCEETIYIPTEGCMNLAATVNVVLYDRMAKGLNTRSGPRFK
- a CDS encoding DUF2892 domain-containing protein, which translates into the protein MLDIHSPATSQDHNVHGLERASSLAGGALMVSKGLRHGGLVGLLQVAVGGLALARGFTGHCATKAWWQRHRQEYHRLRSDIERSASELQALKASAEAATRGVTVTGKDPLAGS
- a CDS encoding YajD family HNH nuclease translates to MSSTSSAAATARLDRILADAKRDKEMGYRDKALKMYPHVCGRCAREFSGKRLSELTVHHRDHNHDNNPQDGSNWELLCLYCHDNEHSRYTDQQYFSEGSTSTPSIAKATHNPFAGLAGMLKKD